In the genome of Polyangia bacterium, the window TTTTCTTGATGAAGATCAGCTGTTCGTCGGCAGCGGGTGAGGCGGCTGGATCGACCACCTTCGGTCTCATGGCGATGATGGTGTCGCCGATGGTGAATTCGCCGCGCAAAAGCAGCTTGGCCAGCGGGTCTTGAATGTAACGTTGCAGGGCGCGCTTCAGCGGTCGCGCGCCGTACGCCGGGTCGTAGCCGCGATCGGCCAGGAAGGTCCGCGCGTCGTTGGACAGATCCAGCTCCAGGTCGCGCTCGCGCAACAGCTTGCGCAAGCGTTCCAGCTGCAGGTCGACGATGCGGTCGATCTCGGCGCGGCCCAGTTTGTGGAAGATGACGATGTCGTCGACCCGGTTCAAGAACTCAGGCCTGAAGGTTCTGCGCAGCTCGTCCATCACGCGGTTGCGCACGTCCTCGCGCTCCCAATCGCCAGCGTCGCCGACCAGGTGGCTGCCCACGTTCGAGGTCATGATGATGACCGTGTTGCGAAAGTCGATGGTCCGTCCCTGGCCGTCGGTGAGGCGGCCGTCGTCGAGAAGCTGCAACAGGGTGTTGAAGACGTCGGGGTGGGCTTTCTCGATCTCGTCGAACAGCACCACCGAGTATGGCCGCCGCCGCACCGCCTCGGTCAGCTGGCCGCCCTGGTCGTACCCGACATACCCCGGCGGCGCGCCGATCAAGCGCGAGACCGCATGTTTTTCCATGTATTCGGACATGTCGATGCGGACCATGTGCGATTCGTCGTCGAAGAGGAAATCGGCCAGCGATCGCGCCAGCTCGGTCTTGCCGACGCCGGTCGGGCCGAGGAAAATGAACGAACCGATCGGGCGATTGGGGTCTTGCAATCCTGCGCGCGAGCGACGGACGGCGTTGGCGATGGCTTCGACCGCTTCATTCTGGCCGATCACCCGCCCGTGCAGGCGATCCTCCATCTTTATCAGGCGTTCTTGCTCGCCTTCCAGCATCTTGTCGACGGGGATGCCGGTCCATTTGGACACCACCGCGGCGATGTCATCCTCGGTGACTTCCTCGCGCAGGAACGAGCCCTGCTTCTGGGCTGCCTTCAGCTCGCCATCCTTCGCAGTAACCTGTTTTTCCAGCTCCGGGATGCGCCCGAAGCGCAGCTCGGCGGCGCGGTTCAGGTCGCCGCGACGCTGGGCCAGCTCCGCCTCCGTCTTCGCCGCCTCGATTTCTTCCTTCACCTTGCGCAGGTCGGCGATCACCTGGCGTTCGCGTTGCCAGACGCTTTTCATGCCGTCGACCTGCTCGCGTAGCTCGGCCATCTCGGCGACCACCGCCACCAGTCGTTTGCGCGAGGCCTCGTCCTTCTCCTTGCTCAGCGCCTGCTCTTCAATCGCCAGCGAGGTCAGCCGGCGTTCGAGCTGGTCGATGGGCTCGGGCAGCGAATCGATCTGCATCTTCAGCCGGCTGGCGGCTTCGTCGACCAGGTCGATGGCCTTGTCGGGCAGTTGCCGGCCGCTGATATAGCGGTCGGAAAGTCGCACGGACGCCACCAGCGCGCTGTCGCGGATGCGGATGCCGTGGTGGACTTCGTACCGTTCGCGCAGGCCGCGCATGATGGCGATGGCGTCGACCAGCGACGGCTCCCCGACATAAACGGGCTGGAACCGCCGCTCCAGCGCCTTGTCCTTCTCGATGTGCTTGCGGTATTCGTCCAGCGTCGTCGCGCCGATGCAGCGCAGATCGCCCCGGGCCAGCGCCGGCTTTAACATGTTGGCGGCGTCAACGGCGCCTTCCGCGGCGCCGGCGCCCACCAGCGTGTGCAGCTCGTCGATGAACAAGATGACGGTGCCGTCGGCCCCTTGTACTTCCTTCAGAACCGCCTTCAGGCGGTCTTCAAATTCACCGCGGTACTTGGTGCCGGCGATGAGAGCGCCCAGATCCAACGACAGGATGCGCTTGTCCTTCAATGATTCGGGCACGTCGCCGGTGGCGATGCGCAGGGCGATGCCTTCGACGATGGCGGTCTTGCCCACCCCGGGATCGCCGATCAAAACCGGATTGTTCTTGGTGCGGCGGGAGAGCACCTGCATCGACCGGCGGATCTCCTCGTCGCGGCCGATCACCGGATCCAGCTTTCCGCCGCGCGCCAGCTCGGTCAAATCGCGGGTGTATTTTGCCAGCGACTGGTACTTGCCCTCGGCTTGCTGGTCGGTGACCCGCTGGGAACCGCGCACTT includes:
- the clpB gene encoding ATP-dependent chaperone ClpB encodes the protein MRLDKLTIKAQEALQHAQELAEQRGHQEMTPEHLLSALLGQEQGIAGAILRKLGVDTENLQKATDRALEDLPQVRGSSADVYIGQRLKAALESASQQSKEFKDEYVSSEHMLLALVDKDHGAASRVLSEAGVKKENLLKALAEVRGSQRVTDQQAEGKYQSLAKYTRDLTELARGGKLDPVIGRDEEIRRSMQVLSRRTKNNPVLIGDPGVGKTAIVEGIALRIATGDVPESLKDKRILSLDLGALIAGTKYRGEFEDRLKAVLKEVQGADGTVILFIDELHTLVGAGAAEGAVDAANMLKPALARGDLRCIGATTLDEYRKHIEKDKALERRFQPVYVGEPSLVDAIAIMRGLRERYEVHHGIRIRDSALVASVRLSDRYISGRQLPDKAIDLVDEAASRLKMQIDSLPEPIDQLERRLTSLAIEEQALSKEKDEASRKRLVAVVAEMAELREQVDGMKSVWQRERQVIADLRKVKEEIEAAKTEAELAQRRGDLNRAAELRFGRIPELEKQVTAKDGELKAAQKQGSFLREEVTEDDIAAVVSKWTGIPVDKMLEGEQERLIKMEDRLHGRVIGQNEAVEAIANAVRRSRAGLQDPNRPIGSFIFLGPTGVGKTELARSLADFLFDDESHMVRIDMSEYMEKHAVSRLIGAPPGYVGYDQGGQLTEAVRRRPYSVVLFDEIEKAHPDVFNTLLQLLDDGRLTDGQGRTIDFRNTVIIMTSNVGSHLVGDAGDWEREDVRNRVMDELRRTFRPEFLNRVDDIVIFHKLGRAEIDRIVDLQLERLRKLLRERDLELDLSNDARTFLADRGYDPAYGARPLKRALQRYIQDPLAKLLLRGEFTIGDTIIAMRPKVVDPAASPAADEQLIFIKKRLSPVAAVS